A portion of the Tautonia marina genome contains these proteins:
- a CDS encoding Gfo/Idh/MocA family protein, giving the protein MSYANWSRRGFLRASTTALLAAGLPLWYAREVVAAREEATSKPKRKIGPNDTIVMAAIGCGGQGRGIMRSAAGREGVKFVAVCDVDSSHAQQAVEDLGGGDIKVYKDYRELFANEELDAVTIGTPDHWHTLPALAAIKAGVDVYCEKPLTLFLDEGKVLVKAAREHDTVFQVGSQQRSDARYRLACELVRNGRIGKVKEVEARIGRNPVGGPFKEARVPDELDWDFWLGQTPEVAYVPERCHYEYRWWQAYSGGKMTDWGAHHNDIAQWALGYDGSGPVKVDADGSPWPVLPNSYDMPERFVCTATYDNGTVLKTMSDGENGNLFTGENGWIFVNRGKIEASDQALIDEPLGDDAVRLYVSNDHMGNFLDCVRSRETPICDVEIGHRSVSVCHLDNIALNLRRELTWDPEQERFVDDDEANGLLRREMRSPWTLDF; this is encoded by the coding sequence ATGAGCTATGCCAACTGGTCGCGTCGAGGGTTCTTGAGGGCTTCGACCACCGCGCTTCTTGCCGCGGGCCTGCCCCTCTGGTACGCCCGAGAGGTTGTGGCCGCTCGTGAAGAGGCGACGAGCAAGCCCAAGCGGAAGATTGGCCCGAACGACACGATCGTCATGGCTGCCATCGGCTGCGGCGGCCAGGGGCGGGGAATCATGCGATCGGCTGCCGGGCGCGAGGGGGTCAAGTTCGTTGCGGTCTGTGATGTGGACTCCAGCCATGCCCAGCAGGCGGTCGAGGACCTCGGCGGCGGCGACATCAAGGTCTACAAGGACTACCGCGAGCTGTTCGCCAACGAAGAACTCGATGCCGTGACCATCGGCACGCCCGACCACTGGCACACCCTGCCCGCCCTGGCCGCGATCAAGGCGGGGGTTGATGTGTACTGCGAAAAGCCCCTGACCCTGTTCCTCGACGAGGGGAAGGTGCTGGTCAAGGCCGCCCGGGAACACGACACGGTCTTCCAGGTCGGTAGCCAGCAACGTTCCGACGCCCGCTACCGCCTGGCCTGCGAACTGGTCCGCAACGGTCGGATCGGCAAGGTCAAGGAGGTCGAGGCCCGCATCGGCCGCAACCCGGTCGGCGGTCCCTTCAAGGAAGCCCGCGTTCCCGACGAGCTTGACTGGGACTTCTGGCTCGGCCAGACCCCCGAGGTCGCCTACGTTCCCGAGCGATGCCACTACGAGTACCGCTGGTGGCAGGCCTACTCCGGCGGCAAGATGACCGACTGGGGAGCCCACCACAACGACATCGCCCAGTGGGCGCTCGGCTACGACGGCTCCGGCCCGGTGAAGGTCGATGCCGACGGCTCTCCCTGGCCCGTCTTGCCGAACTCGTACGACATGCCCGAGCGGTTCGTCTGCACCGCCACCTACGACAACGGCACCGTCTTGAAAACCATGAGCGACGGCGAGAACGGCAACCTCTTTACCGGCGAGAACGGCTGGATCTTCGTCAATCGTGGGAAGATCGAGGCCAGCGACCAGGCATTGATCGACGAGCCGCTCGGCGACGACGCGGTTCGCCTCTACGTCTCGAACGATCACATGGGGAACTTCCTCGACTGCGTCCGCAGCCGGGAAACCCCGATTTGCGACGTTGAGATCGGCCACCGCTCCGTCTCCGTCTGCCACCTCGACAACATTGCGTTGAATCTCCGTCGCGAGCTGACCTGGGACCCCGAGCAGGAGCGCTTCGTGGACGACGACGAGGCGAACGGCTTGCTCCGACGCGAGATGCGCTCTCCCTGGACCCTCGACTTCTGA
- a CDS encoding MDR family MFS transporter: protein MSADVEGEAEPSPSSGEAQFPNRRIITVALMLAMAVAAMEQTVVSPAMPTIIAKFNGVEIYALVFSAYLLASTITTPLYGKLADRLGRKRVLLFGLGVFALGSMLSGLSRSMPELIAMRTLQGIGAGAVAPIVITLLGDLYSLEERARVQGLFSAVWGISSIAGPALGGVLTDHLSWRWVFFVSVPFGLISMFILATRVRESVAEQRHPKPLDWSGAALLTGGTAALLIAVLGGEGRSWEGELLLLVLAAGLITVFIRHERRAADPILPIDLLAQPAIAASILGSFVIGGLLIGIDTYVPLFVQGVRGGSATDAGRSIMPLFAAWSISVFIAAKLVPRWGFRKTAVLGSILIAVGSLGLVAGAIWPESSRLAFFVGMAVIGLGMGPTSLSYILGVQNSVPWERRGAATGAVIFSRMIGGAVIVGLLGATLGHELAWRLGGTSGLDVSAALRPETHAQLSPEQLNLVRLAMNASLRDVFLQIFVLAALGLGCAVRLAGGRAVDRRDLMESHAEHPDRIAAAVES from the coding sequence ATGTCTGCGGATGTGGAAGGCGAGGCGGAGCCGAGCCCGAGTTCCGGGGAAGCCCAGTTTCCCAATCGTCGGATCATCACCGTCGCCCTGATGTTGGCCATGGCGGTCGCGGCGATGGAACAGACGGTTGTCTCCCCGGCGATGCCCACGATCATCGCAAAGTTTAACGGGGTTGAGATTTACGCCCTGGTCTTCTCGGCCTACTTGCTCGCCTCGACGATCACGACGCCGCTCTATGGCAAGCTCGCTGATCGACTGGGGCGCAAGCGCGTGTTGCTCTTCGGCCTCGGTGTCTTCGCGCTGGGGTCGATGCTCTCGGGACTTTCCCGGAGCATGCCCGAGTTGATTGCCATGCGGACGCTCCAGGGGATCGGCGCCGGGGCGGTCGCACCGATCGTGATTACCCTGCTGGGCGATCTCTATTCGCTGGAGGAGCGAGCCAGGGTCCAGGGGCTTTTCAGCGCTGTCTGGGGGATCTCCAGCATTGCGGGGCCGGCGCTGGGCGGGGTGCTGACCGACCATCTCTCCTGGCGGTGGGTCTTCTTCGTTTCGGTTCCCTTCGGCCTGATCTCGATGTTCATTCTGGCGACCCGGGTCCGCGAGTCGGTCGCCGAACAGAGGCACCCGAAGCCGCTCGATTGGTCGGGGGCCGCCCTCCTGACGGGCGGTACGGCCGCCCTTTTGATTGCGGTGCTTGGCGGTGAGGGCCGATCCTGGGAGGGAGAGCTGCTCTTGCTCGTCCTGGCGGCCGGTCTGATTACCGTCTTCATTCGCCACGAACGCCGAGCGGCCGACCCGATCCTCCCGATCGACCTGCTGGCTCAGCCGGCGATCGCAGCCTCGATTCTCGGCAGTTTCGTGATCGGCGGCTTGCTGATCGGCATTGATACCTATGTTCCGCTGTTCGTGCAAGGGGTCCGAGGTGGTTCGGCGACCGACGCGGGCCGATCGATCATGCCGTTGTTTGCGGCCTGGTCGATCAGTGTCTTCATCGCCGCGAAGCTTGTTCCCCGGTGGGGGTTCCGCAAGACGGCGGTGCTCGGCTCGATCCTGATTGCCGTCGGGTCGCTCGGCCTGGTCGCCGGAGCGATCTGGCCGGAATCGAGTCGGCTCGCCTTCTTCGTCGGCATGGCGGTGATTGGCCTGGGGATGGGACCAACCTCGTTGAGTTACATCCTCGGGGTGCAGAACTCGGTGCCCTGGGAGCGACGCGGGGCAGCGACCGGCGCGGTCATCTTCTCTCGGATGATCGGAGGAGCAGTGATCGTGGGTCTGCTGGGCGCGACCCTCGGCCACGAACTGGCCTGGCGGCTGGGTGGCACTTCGGGCCTCGATGTTTCCGCGGCCCTCCGGCCCGAGACCCACGCGCAGCTGTCCCCCGAGCAACTCAACCTCGTCCGATTGGCCATGAACGCCTCGCTCCGAGACGTCTTTCTCCAGATTTTCGTCCTGGCGGCGCTCGGGCTCGGCTGCGCGGTCCGACTGGCCGGGGGCCGTGCGGTCGATCGACGCGATCTCATGGAATCGCATGCCGAGCATCCCGATCGGATCGCCGCCGCAGTCGAAAGCTGA
- a CDS encoding ATP-binding cassette domain-containing protein, with the protein MPLLQLRNVVLSFGGPRLLDGVDLSVERGDRVCLLGRNGEGKSTLLRLIANDLDAESGEIIRASGLRVARLPQEVPQGRAGTVAELVAEGLPDDDHALGPLDHRVLAILSRVGLDPDAPFDSQSSGMKRRTLLAAALVADPDILLLDEPTNHLDIESIRWLEDFLLRWGGTILFVTHDRALLETLATRIVELDRGHIYVFDCDYPTYLVRREEQLAAEEKQAALFDKKLAQEETWIRKGIEARRTRNEGRVRALKAMREAHRARRNRQGVARIQAQEADRSGALVIEAKNVSFSFDGRPVIQDLTTTIMRGDKVGIIGPNGAGKSTLLRLLLGELAPQSGAIRLGTNLEVSYFDQLKATLDEEKTVQQNVSEYETITVDGRQRHVLGYLQDFLFAPDRARTLVKVLSGGERSRLLLAKLFTRPSNVLVLDEPTNDLDLETLELLESLLVSYAGTLLLVSHDRAFLNNVVSSTLAIEAGGIVREYDGGYDDFVRQRKVDSPAEEARPSSSSSSSSKAAASRPARPRKLSSREQRELDALPAQIEKLEAQLGVLHEAMASPEFYRQDGEQIAAAKAQLDTLEQELASCFERWEALEARRAEVSS; encoded by the coding sequence ATGCCCTTGCTTCAACTGCGCAACGTGGTGCTGTCCTTTGGTGGTCCTCGGTTGCTCGACGGCGTCGATCTGTCCGTCGAGCGAGGCGACCGCGTCTGCCTTCTCGGCCGCAATGGCGAGGGAAAAAGTACCCTCCTGCGCCTCATTGCCAACGACCTCGACGCCGAGTCGGGCGAGATCATTCGGGCCTCGGGCCTTCGTGTGGCTCGACTGCCGCAGGAGGTTCCCCAGGGACGCGCCGGCACGGTCGCCGAGCTGGTGGCGGAGGGGCTCCCCGACGATGACCACGCCCTCGGCCCGCTCGATCACCGGGTCCTGGCGATCCTCTCCCGCGTCGGCCTCGATCCGGACGCCCCGTTCGATTCCCAGTCGTCCGGGATGAAGCGTCGGACCTTGCTCGCGGCGGCACTCGTGGCCGACCCTGATATCCTCCTGCTTGATGAGCCGACCAACCATCTCGACATCGAGTCGATTCGATGGCTCGAAGACTTCCTCCTCCGATGGGGAGGAACGATCCTGTTCGTCACCCACGACCGTGCCTTGCTCGAAACCCTGGCCACCCGAATCGTCGAACTCGACCGCGGTCACATCTACGTGTTCGACTGTGACTATCCCACCTACCTCGTGCGACGCGAGGAACAGCTCGCCGCCGAGGAGAAGCAGGCCGCCCTGTTCGACAAGAAGCTCGCCCAGGAAGAAACCTGGATTCGCAAGGGGATCGAGGCCCGCCGCACCCGCAACGAGGGTCGCGTCCGGGCTTTGAAGGCCATGCGAGAGGCTCATCGCGCCCGTCGCAATCGTCAGGGCGTTGCCCGGATTCAGGCCCAGGAGGCCGACCGCTCCGGGGCCCTCGTCATCGAGGCAAAGAACGTTTCCTTCTCCTTCGACGGTCGCCCGGTCATCCAGGACCTGACCACCACGATCATGCGAGGCGACAAGGTCGGCATCATTGGCCCCAACGGCGCGGGCAAATCCACCCTGCTGCGGCTCCTGCTCGGCGAATTGGCGCCGCAATCCGGGGCCATTCGCCTTGGGACGAACCTCGAAGTCTCCTACTTCGACCAGCTCAAGGCCACGCTCGATGAGGAAAAGACGGTTCAGCAAAACGTCAGCGAGTACGAGACCATCACCGTCGATGGCCGTCAGCGTCACGTCCTCGGATATTTGCAAGACTTTTTGTTTGCCCCCGACCGGGCCCGAACGCTGGTCAAGGTCCTCTCTGGAGGAGAGCGAAGCCGGTTGCTCCTGGCGAAGCTCTTTACCCGGCCGTCAAACGTCCTCGTGCTTGACGAACCGACCAACGACCTCGATCTCGAAACCCTGGAACTACTCGAAAGTTTGCTCGTTTCGTACGCGGGAACGCTCCTGCTGGTCAGCCACGACCGGGCGTTTCTCAACAACGTCGTGTCCAGCACCCTGGCCATCGAGGCCGGCGGGATCGTCCGCGAGTACGACGGCGGTTACGACGACTTTGTCCGGCAGCGCAAGGTGGACAGTCCGGCCGAGGAGGCTCGTCCTTCCTCCTCGTCGTCGTCCTCGTCAAAGGCGGCTGCATCGCGTCCGGCTCGCCCTCGGAAGCTCAGTTCCAGGGAGCAACGCGAGTTGGACGCCTTGCCCGCCCAGATTGAGAAACTCGAAGCCCAACTCGGCGTGCTTCACGAGGCGATGGCGTCTCCCGAGTTCTACCGTCAGGACGGTGAGCAGATCGCCGCGGCCAAGGCCCAGCTTGACACCCTGGAACAGGAACTCGCCTCGTGCTTCGAGCGCTGGGAAGCGCTCGAAGCACGTCGAGCCGAGGTTTCATCCTGA
- a CDS encoding TolC family protein yields the protein MISIVPAAIAQDYPGFQGPVGSPGSQLPFSLQPDQTPGPPQAMGISPFGQPLPPTMLSNPMSGPPQAMGETLFRPGQQGTFVPFMPGVAPGGAFLPGLFPGMQAPSPPALGSQDQNLLLLPGLFGRGDEAPGEAPPSDEPFTLPEVDRLEVGSAEIPRGAPRIDNQPPGPPLMLQEVRVSSERLYPPFLAVLENRNKADGSVQSSMGAFDLAINADSRNYPLGYYDRAVHSVFLTQPIMNSGGKAFTGYRLAYGDYPTYYNYLNTLGGGAFVSGFEQPLLQNLRLDSRRARLFQAEIERRRVEPSILRERITLLRDAAKAYWTWVAAGQVYAINQNLLKISQTQMATLMEQARPEIGRVSQIDVIAFQNVLIRRQQQLVDARRNFEQASITLSFYLRDERGLPSIPAAENIPLAFPDAQPPDASQVEQDVAVALNLRPEVFDLLLQYDRARIDRDLARNLMLPSLNFYVFTEQNVGDRQVSLRGDFRPFILEASMFFEVPLQRRMARGRVRSAEAEMRQISARTQFARDTIQNDVLREAANLRAAYESLQYLRNVEIVTRQLAEAERTRLEIMATSPLLFFVILQQQVLDAQVNRVLAEGRYFSALADYRAAVGLDAVTPEVAMVAPPTILPEVDSAPEPPSIPNAALGADPIPAPPEFLREEGEMVPPDAGEPNPPAAPNPAAPGQPPQLPDALRDPEPNPAPDPIP from the coding sequence ATGATCTCGATCGTCCCGGCCGCGATCGCGCAAGACTATCCAGGGTTCCAGGGACCAGTCGGTTCGCCTGGATCGCAACTTCCCTTTTCCCTTCAGCCCGACCAGACGCCTGGCCCCCCACAGGCAATGGGCATTTCTCCCTTCGGTCAGCCCTTGCCGCCGACCATGCTCTCGAACCCGATGAGCGGGCCGCCTCAGGCGATGGGAGAAACGTTGTTCCGCCCCGGTCAGCAGGGAACGTTCGTCCCCTTCATGCCCGGTGTCGCTCCCGGAGGAGCCTTTCTTCCGGGCCTGTTCCCGGGAATGCAGGCCCCGTCTCCCCCGGCCTTGGGGTCGCAGGATCAAAACCTGCTGCTCCTTCCCGGGCTGTTCGGGAGAGGAGATGAAGCCCCGGGCGAGGCTCCCCCTTCCGACGAGCCGTTCACCTTACCCGAGGTCGATCGGCTTGAAGTCGGCTCGGCAGAAATTCCTCGGGGAGCCCCTCGCATCGACAACCAACCGCCGGGGCCTCCGTTGATGCTTCAGGAGGTCCGCGTGTCCTCCGAGCGTCTCTATCCGCCGTTCCTGGCGGTCTTGGAGAACCGGAACAAGGCCGATGGCTCGGTGCAGTCGTCGATGGGAGCGTTCGACCTGGCGATCAACGCCGACTCGCGCAACTATCCCCTCGGTTATTATGATCGGGCGGTGCATAGCGTCTTCCTGACACAGCCGATCATGAATTCCGGCGGCAAGGCGTTCACCGGCTACCGCCTGGCCTACGGCGATTACCCGACCTATTACAACTACCTCAACACGCTGGGCGGTGGTGCCTTCGTCTCTGGGTTTGAACAACCGCTGTTGCAAAACCTTCGCCTCGACTCGCGGCGAGCCCGACTCTTTCAGGCGGAGATCGAACGGCGACGGGTGGAACCGAGCATCCTTCGAGAGCGGATCACCCTGCTCCGAGACGCGGCGAAAGCCTACTGGACCTGGGTGGCGGCCGGTCAGGTTTACGCGATCAATCAGAACCTCCTGAAGATCTCTCAGACGCAAATGGCCACGTTGATGGAACAGGCCAGGCCAGAGATCGGCCGGGTGTCTCAGATCGACGTGATCGCGTTTCAGAACGTCCTGATCCGGAGACAGCAACAACTCGTGGACGCAAGGCGCAACTTCGAGCAGGCGTCCATCACGCTGTCGTTTTACCTTCGAGACGAGCGTGGGCTGCCCTCCATTCCCGCCGCGGAGAATATCCCGCTGGCCTTCCCCGACGCTCAACCGCCCGATGCCTCGCAGGTCGAGCAAGACGTTGCCGTGGCCCTAAATCTGCGGCCGGAGGTCTTCGATCTCTTGCTCCAGTACGACCGAGCCCGGATCGACCGCGATCTGGCACGAAACCTGATGCTCCCGTCGCTCAACTTCTATGTGTTCACGGAGCAGAATGTGGGTGATCGACAGGTCTCGCTCCGAGGAGACTTCCGGCCGTTCATCCTGGAAGCCTCGATGTTCTTCGAGGTTCCTCTCCAGCGCCGGATGGCCCGGGGTCGTGTGCGATCGGCCGAGGCGGAGATGCGGCAAATCTCGGCCCGAACGCAGTTTGCCCGAGACACGATCCAGAACGATGTTTTGCGAGAAGCGGCCAACCTCCGCGCGGCGTACGAATCGCTGCAATATCTGCGAAACGTCGAGATCGTCACCCGACAACTGGCCGAGGCGGAGCGGACCCGCCTGGAGATCATGGCCACGTCGCCGCTCTTGTTTTTCGTGATCCTGCAACAGCAGGTCCTCGATGCTCAGGTGAATCGCGTCTTGGCCGAAGGGCGGTACTTCTCGGCTCTGGCCGATTACCGAGCCGCCGTGGGCCTCGACGCCGTGACCCCTGAGGTGGCGATGGTCGCTCCGCCGACGATCCTTCCGGAAGTCGATTCGGCCCCCGAGCCCCCCTCGATCCCCAACGCCGCGCTCGGTGCCGACCCGATTCCCGCGCCTCCCGAGTTCCTGCGAGAGGAAGGGGAGATGGTCCCACCCGACGCAGGTGAACCGAACCCGCCCGCGGCCCCCAATCCGGCGGCCCCGGGGCAACCTCCGCAGCTTCCCGACGCCCTTCGTGACCCTGAACCGAATCCTGCCCCTGATCCGATTCCTTGA